TTAGTGAATTTATAgtgttttcattaattattaatgatattttatataatataagatttgACTAAAGGTTAGGaccattcaaatatttttattttaataagaaagatttatcaaataatttgaaataaaattaataaaaaattataaaaagtggCATTCAATGTTTTATATTGTCTagattcaaatttatttattgagttgtttggaaacatatcaAGTACTATAATGTTGTTTCAATAATTATCTTAGAGAATATCTagtattttcattaattattaatgacATTTTATACAGTATAACATATGACTAAATGTTAgatccattaaaaaaaaattgttttaataataaatatgtttgtGTTTTAATTAAAGAGGTTATATAATATAGCATATGACAAAATGTTAGATCTATTAAAATGTTCTGTTTTAATAAGAGtgatttatcaaataatttaaaaggaaatcaatataaatttattaaaaattgggattcaatttttatattttctagaaTCCAATTTAactattgagtttttttttggaaacataTCTAGTACTAGAACTATCTAAGTGAAGTTATAGTATATTCATTAATTATTAgtgatattttatataatataacatatgaCTAAATGTTAAGTCCATTATAAAGATAAATTTGCTCCCTTCTCTTTCTGAGAAAAATCTTTGTATTCTAAAAACAATGGAGATGAAAAAATGGTTGTATTTATGGTGATGATGTTGACAATCGGAAACCTTATAGTTGAGTCAGAAGTTATAAATAGACGTTGGGGAGAATGTATCAAGATGTGTGTTAATATATGTGTCACTGGTCCAATAGATGATAGACTCGGATGTTTGCCTAAATGTGCTAGGGAATGTGGACCGCGTAAGTTTTGGCAATAATCCTAAATTGTATATAAAGTTATGTTTATATTCATTCAGCCTATATGATTTTTCCTAACATTTATTTATATCTTTGTGGTTTTCGTTGTTGTGTGTAACAAGCAGACAAAGAGTGATGTGAAGAAGGCAAAAGACTATATGAATTCATGTTCGGATATGTGTGATAAAAAAATGTGAAGGcaatataaattaatcatattttgcaGTATTCAATGATTTAATAAAGATATGTATTGTTCGCTATTTcaatttataatcaattaaaataaacatttgttgATTGATGAATTTGTGCATTCTTCGAGAAAACGTTAGGCGCTAAGCGTACAGTGACTCAACACCTAACGTCTAAAATAATAATCgtacaaataaattattagttAATCCATCTAGACGTTTAccaattaaaacaatataattagTTAATCCGTCGGGACGTTTAccaattaaaacaatatatatatatatatatatatatatatatatatatatatatatttatataaataatattaaatgtcATGATTAGGAATgataatattcatatttttcattttcataagaTTAATTGCTATAATTtctaaattgtttattatttattgttgtCATATTATAATTATCTAGGCGGTTTATTAGAAAATCGCTACGATTTTAGAGAGCCTAACGCCTAAAACACTTTTTAGCTCACTGATTTGTCTGGATAGTTGTATTCTTAATTCTTCAATAAAATTGTACATTGCTGCACATCCATTGTTTAATATATGGAGATTTGTTATGTGTTTCATTCAATTCAAATCCTACTTAAAGTTTATATTGATCTCCTGCTCTATCTCAAACGTCTCTTGAAATTTAATCATCTTATTTTCCAATATATGTTACtcagtaaaaaaaatatcttcttaaTGTAATCCTCGATCATACTTTTACCTCAGAATAAACACATCTGCTGCAATAATCATGTACCCACATGATCACGATTTGAGGAAAAATGCTCAGTCACTGAAATCTGTTTCATaattttcatcatcatctttctcGTAACTAGAATGTTCAACAACATGTGTACAAGATGAGTATGCACACACACATATAACTGATCACGTAATGTCATGCGAATTGTTGCATCTGTTCTTTAAGATACACAAGTAACTCTGTTTCATTGGGTTGAAAATTTTTCTTTGATCAAATCGGTATTAAAAATTGTCACTATTTTTGTGTTGATACCAATATTGTGCAGCGTAAAGTTTGATAATTCTGCTCAATCTACAAGTTCATGTAAGCTTTAGAGACCTAAGTCGTTAATCAAGTGATTCTGAATTGCTTGAGATTAACTTTTTGAATCGAcaaatttaatcaaattaatgcaacacaaaagaaaaaattatcatttaataacTTTAAGAACTAGAACTTAATTAGCAGCTTTCTTGAATAAGAGATGAAAATCAAAAACTCATAACATAAAGAAAAGATAACATACCAAAATCCCCAAAACTCCTAATTGATATATCATTGTTTTTACCAGTTTCTAACTAGATCAGAACACATCTTTCTAGAACCATATTGAGATGTAAATCATCACTGAACATTGAACTTCTTTTTGGCGAATTCAAGGAACTCGGCGACAGTAGGCAAGTAAGGTTCCACTGCTTCATGGGCCCTGAACTTCTCAGCCCACTGGAGCATGCCTGGTGTTGTATCTTCACTCAAAAACTTCACACCTGAAAACTTCTCGACGACAGAAAGTGGGCCCACCATAGCCCCACAAGCGATGTCGAGGAACCCAATGTTTTCTCCTCCAAATAAGTATCCGCCTTTGCTGCTTTTCTGAAACGCTTCCTCAAGCGACGTTAGACAATCTGTCAAATTCCCCGCCATGGCCATTCTCACATCGTTATCTTTTGCTCCGGCCACCGCATTGATCGTTTCAAAGCACTATTGTCATGTCCATGTCAATATACACGCATGTTTAATGCTGATATTATATTTAGACTATTTCATAACGGCGTCTTAGAAATAAATGATTAGTTGAATgtaaaatctattaaaagatTCTTAAAACATTTGCTTGCATTATTATTATCTAATTTCTCCAATATTTAATTAGTCAAATAAATAATTGATGtttgatataaaaaatagaataataaatatCACTTCAATTATTTGTTACCTTTCCGTCGACGAAGTGAGCCCAGAAACGAGCAAAGGCGCGATCACTGGGATGTGAGGGGAGGATGGAAGGATCTGACGGCCAAGATTCGTCGATGTACTGAACGATGTTGAGAGACTCGCAGACGGAGACATCACCGTGGATTAAGACAGGGACTTTCTTGTAGATTGGGTTGGATTCAAGAAGAAGATCGCTCTTCGAGTTCAGGACTTCTTCCATGTACTCGTACTCTACAGACTTGAGATGTAGAGCTACTTGAGCCCTTAAAGCGAAAGGGCTTCCCCATGTCCCTAATAACTTCACAGTACTGTTCAAACCGCTCTGAGCCATCTGAGACTTTACTTTCTTATCTTAGTTTGAGTTGTGTCTTGAGATGGAGTTGTTTTGGATGagtatttattttaattgtcgTATGAAGGAACAATTCGATTATTATGTCTCTTTCTTGAGTTTCTTCTCCAGCTGGCATGTTGGCGGCtgagtatattttttaattaaggtcttaattctagatttgatttttgaaaagttACAACCAAAGATTAGTCGCTGGAAATGAGATGGTTTCTATTTCCCGGCGCTTGACTTTGGAAGCGTGTCACGATTGACTGTTGACAAAGTTTCAATTTCACTGGCGCTTGACTTTAGAGTTTAGAACGATCCTCCTAAGTTATAGGGGATTTCAAATTGGGGTAATAGTACATGCAAAAGTTTTGTAAGTCcaaattctatttatttatttgatgaaTTGCTTATGGATTTAGCTGAGAAAGTGTTGTGTTTCGTTTCGTTTCGTTTCGTTTCGTTTCAATTTTAGTCTTTGTTTGTATGTGTCCTGCTCTATTAAGCTTCGACTTTCACTTTGGGCTTAGTCCATGAGGATTTTTATGTATTCTACCGAGTTTAATACCTCaatcatatattttaactaCTGTCATCAACGATAACCGGATGACAGAAAAAGAGGAAGTTAAATTATACACTGATTCATCTCAAAATTGTGACTCTAAAcgtatatacaatataaattccataaattaatattcgataaattaataaattttaccgatCCTGAATTGGACCGATTCAAAATATAACGTAgatagataaaataataagataatattttttaaaaaaattctatgtaaatatatggtctcatCTAGTCCcaataaaatcattaattaataatctatctatatataaattttatataagtataaactaaatattatattgtttgttttatattcacagtaaaattatctctatttttttttaaaaaaaaaatcaaaatattttgataatatttagtaaaattatatcgaaaATCACATTTGAATTCTATGaagcataaaaatatacaccaaataatgtagtaaaaaaatatgaaagtctaatttctaaaatttaattaatgtatatacagTAAAATTAACTATTtcgtattttataaataaaaataaaaataaaatctaaaaagtatttttataaattaataactctataaattaatataatatcatGGTTTcatcattattaatttatagagtttttactgtatATTCTTTCTACATCAACTCAACTCTAAAGTGATGTTTTCGCTCAAATGAATATTAAATGCTTATGTTTTAGGAATTTACTTTATTATTGATTGAATTATGTTTAGCTAGAcgataaataatgttttaatttagGAAAAAACCTTAAATGCTTTTGTATATGTATACCAAAAACTTTAAACATGAAATAAATGATATATTCATACATgtaattagattatattttatggAACTGAAATTAGGATGATAgtaatgtgttttcttttataataataagGTATCTTAATGCCTATGAATGGGTGGGGTTTGTCCAACCTTTGTGGGAGTGGTCAGCGAAGCTTTAATGCTACATTGTTCAAGGTTGGTCTCGTCTGATTTCAATCGACTCTAAAGTAATGTGCATAGATTGTAAGCAACCCAAGCATGgtgtttattatattattattacataTCTTGCAACTAGTAACTCTTACAACAACGTTTTTGGCAAAACATAAATCAGATTCCAACACATTAAAGATTTTCCTTTTAAAGTCATTTCTGATCTCACTGAACATTGAACTTTTGTTTGGCAAACTCGACAAACTCAGCAACGGTAGGCATGTAAGGTTTCACAGCTTCATGGGCTCTGAATCTCTCGGCCCATTGGACCAAGCCCGGTGTTGTATCTGGACTCAAAAACTTTACACCTGAAAACGCCTCAATGACAGAAAGTGGGCCCACTATGGCTCCACATGCGATGTCCACGTAGCCAATGTTTTCGCCTCCGAAGAACTCTCCGCCTTTGCTGCTCTTCTGAAACGCCTCCTCCAACGCTGCGAGAGATTCCATCAGGTTTCCAGCCGCCGCCATCCTCCCGGCGTCATCCTTAGCTCCAGCCACCGCATCGATTGATTCAAAGCCCTGTACCATGTTCAAAAACATTATACACATACTCTCagttttatttaacattttataatgAACCTAAGGTGATGGTTATATGATTAATTGATGTTTAAAACTTTTCATACatactaaaaattttaaacacgtTCTTTTGATTATTATCTTTTGGTTTTACCAATAAAGTTTcactattcatatttttttatattttaaactaagGTGATAGTACTTAAAACTGTTTTGTTACCTTTCCGTCAACGAAGTGAGCCCAGAAACGAGCAGAAGCACGTTCTTTGGGATTGGAAGGGAGGATAGAAAGCTTGGACGGCCAGGCTTCGTCTACGTACTGAACGATGTTGAGAGATTCGCAGATTGAGTCACCACCATGGATTAGGACAGGGACTTTCTTGTGGATAGGATTGGATTTAAGAAGAAGGTCGCTCTTGGACTTCAGAACATCGGCTTCTTCTATGTACTCGTACTCTACTGACTTGAGGTGTAGAGCGATTCGAGCCCTCAAGGCGAATGGGCTTGACCATGTACCAATAAGCTTCACGGTATTTTTCGAACCATTCTGAGCCATCTCGGTTTTTTGCCTTTTCTTTATTTGAGTTGTGTCTCGAGAGATGGAGCTGTCTGTTTTCTTGCTTTTTAACATTTGATGAAGGATTTTTTTGCCTGTTTACCTGACTGAGGTTTGAGTGAATATTTATATAGGAACAATTCGATTATACTTTATATGTTTATTTCTTGAGCTTCTTTCTTTAGCTGCCATTTTGGCGGCTgggtttaattttttattctcaATTCAAAGGTCTTCTTcttttagatttatttatttttacttttagataaataaaacagaagattttatttttgaaaagtaagtggtaattaaatattaggTGTTGGAAACTAAGGTGTTTCAATTGGACCGGCACTGGACCACGAAAGTGTGCAGGATTGACTGTTGACTAGTTAGTTTTTTAATCCAACATGAACACGATCCAGCAACTTCCTAGGTTATGagtagttttgttttctttttgataagGAGTATATTCCttgttaaaaacaaatatttcaaattaactTGCTTCTTTTCTTAATTCACTCAGTTACCTACATACtgctttttctctttgtttcacATTCATGTATTTATTCTATTTGTACACTGTTAAGAATCTGCAAAGCAAAATGCATTAGTACTTACAAGTCACACAAGCACGCTACGAAACTTTCAAACTGAATCATTGTATAATGACAAAGACTTCAAGTGCAAATTTCTTATACCTACAGATCATggtcaaatatcaaataacatTAGTGTGTATCAATTGTGTAAAtccatatttacaaaaaaatagttgtaaGCCTCAACTGACACAAACCAATATATTACAGAACAGTGAATAAGACTCAAAATTACGTATTAGTGGTGGTGCCTTGAATTTTATATTGCTGACATCTGCCACCTGCCGCGGAATAAAGATACCCATGCCACATGAAACATGGACCTCTAATCgtcatatttctttttggtatgTATCTAGTCGTCACTCTTGAACATAAATCATATATGATCCCGTTTGCAACTAAAAGTCGcacaaaaagagagaaaaacagTCGAAACAAATTATAACATTAAGATGCTAACTTCTATATGCGGAATAATGTGTTAAACTTAAAATACTAATCTGGTGACTTTTCCACCGAGAAAAAAATTCTGCTGACTTTTCCTCTTAAAAAAACGCTAATTTATTGTGATTATTTCATACAGAATAATTTTGGCACTTAGCATTTTGGAGAGCAACAGACCCTGCTTCGCGGAAAAGACATTGTCACATTTTACATGGTTTTTAGTGCCGAAAAAATAAGGGGTgttcatatacatatatatttacgtAATGGTTTCACAATACTAATTAACGCTGAacattttatccgttaaatttgatttgattcgttatttgtttCGATTCGATTCGAAAATTCCGGATATCCGTAAATCTTCGaagcaaaacaaatactaaaaatcaatatctgTTAAAATCgaagaaaataacaaatattaaaattttgagaagcgaatatccgatccgatccgataatatataaatacatgtatatcttgattatatttaaagttttaaatgtataaaattatataattgttattctaacatatgatttgacaaattatattcacattattacttatataaaaatatcacataaaaagaaatgaataaatttatgacagttataattttttttcttaagttttgtcttattataattgttaactatgtttaaatttttataaaatatgtagattcactatttattttaatttttttcttatatatcatgcataaaaatattttacaaaacaaatttgtatcaaaattttaagattattcgcattaatcaaaacatatgagaCATCCtccgtaagtattcgtaaatatccacaaatatctatttattttctggATATCCGTTTTTCCAAATATCTGTATTTTTCCAAACAAAAcaaatcgaaaaattagatatccgtGGCAtacaaagcaaatcacaaataccttaAAAAATCCGGATATCTGATCCGTGCCCAGGCCTAATGCTAATATATACTATAGAACatgcataaaaataaagaataaggTGGATCCAGAATAATAAGTCGACGGCATGTTCCCcgagttatttttaaaaaattcttcaGTCCAatgatatttatcttttataacaaaaacttgaatgaatctagatatttttttattttatcccaCTAACTAGGTCTAAACACGTCTTCTTTGAGTTGGTAAATCCAAACtagattatatattaattaaattctatctatacttttatttaagaaatattttttttcaaaattttcacgTTAAAACTTAAACTAAACTGATCTtatcattatataattaaccatatatctactataataataaaattaccaTTACCTATtttccataaaaaaattaaaatttatgaaacagtaaaataaatttgcgtatatatatattttttttaaaaaaaatcttacttgTTTTGgctttattttggtttttgtctGTTTCGAAGTTATTTTTGGATAATGTGATACATATTCCTGGTTTAATGAggtaaaaatgattaaaatagaTGAATGTTCACCTTTTTACTTTACTTTATTGCATGAAATGTTTGATATTCCCTCCAATTTATcaagatttttattttgattttttcacaCATATCAAAAAAATGATTGAactgtatttatatttttattaatcacaTATTCTTaaccaataatatttgagataaataaaataatttaaaagatcaatgcgtttttaattaatattaagttTAGAATAAGTATAAATTGCATTAAATTTTGAGATGACACTAT
This Brassica napus cultivar Da-Ae chromosome C6, Da-Ae, whole genome shotgun sequence DNA region includes the following protein-coding sequences:
- the LOC106347219 gene encoding glutathione S-transferase U12-like codes for the protein MAQSGLNSTVKLLGTWGSPFALRAQVALHLKSVEYEYMEEVLNSKSDLLLESNPIYKKVPVLIHGDVSVCESLNIVQYIDESWPSDPSILPSHPSDRAFARFWAHFVDGKCFETINAVAGAKDNDVRMAMAGNLTDCLTSLEEAFQKSSKGGYLFGGENIGFLDIACGAMVGPLSVVEKFSGVKFLSEDTTPGMLQWAEKFRAHEAVEPYLPTVAEFLEFAKKKFNVQ
- the LOC106375715 gene encoding glutathione S-transferase U12-like yields the protein MLKSKKTDSSISRDTTQIKKRQKTEMAQNGSKNTVKLIGTWSSPFALRARIALHLKSVEYEYIEEADVLKSKSDLLLKSNPIHKKVPVLIHGGDSICESLNIVQYVDEAWPSKLSILPSNPKERASARFWAHFVDGKGFESIDAVAGAKDDAGRMAAAGNLMESLAALEEAFQKSSKGGEFFGGENIGYVDIACGAIVGPLSVIEAFSGVKFLSPDTTPGLVQWAERFRAHEAVKPYMPTVAEFVEFAKQKFNVQ